In Miniphocaeibacter halophilus, the following proteins share a genomic window:
- a CDS encoding ABC transporter ATP-binding protein (Members of the family are the ATP-binding subunit of ABC transporters for substrates such as betaine, L-proline or other amino acids, choline, carnitine, etc. The substrate specificity is best determined from the substrate-binding subunit, rather than this subunit, as it interacts with the permease subunit and not with substrate directly.), with the protein MIKFENVTMAYGDNVVIKNLNFEVEEGQLVTLVGPSGCGKTTILQLINRLINPISGKIYLEGVDIQTMNPVELRKKIGYVIQEIGLFPHMTIEQNIEIVPKLLGWPSEKRKNRTIELLEMVGMDPDTYLNRYPADLSGGQQQRVGVLRALAAEPPLILMDEPFGALDPIIRENLQDEIKKLQKNLKKTIIFVTHDMDEAIKIADIIVIIKDGEIVQSASPDELLSNPRNKFVEQFIGKHRIYESQIDKVKDIMRKNVFKVSVNMGLERSISLMEKRGVSTLIVVDDKNRLLGFLGIEDIMKQVQPGLKVSDLKLDKMPTIGPEEPAKKAFDLFDEQNLDILTVVDEGSHILGIVTKTSMVKSLAHVVWKEDSNE; encoded by the coding sequence TTGATAAAATTTGAAAACGTTACTATGGCCTATGGTGATAATGTAGTAATTAAAAATTTGAATTTTGAAGTGGAGGAAGGCCAATTAGTTACTTTAGTAGGCCCATCCGGTTGTGGGAAAACTACTATATTACAATTGATTAACAGATTAATTAACCCGATTTCAGGTAAAATTTACCTGGAAGGCGTGGATATACAAACGATGAATCCAGTAGAACTACGAAAAAAAATAGGGTATGTTATTCAAGAAATCGGATTGTTTCCACATATGACAATAGAACAAAACATTGAAATAGTACCTAAACTATTAGGATGGCCTTCAGAAAAAAGGAAAAATCGAACTATAGAATTATTAGAAATGGTAGGTATGGATCCAGATACCTATTTAAATCGATATCCGGCAGATTTGTCAGGAGGACAACAACAAAGAGTAGGGGTTTTACGGGCATTAGCAGCAGAACCACCATTGATTTTAATGGACGAACCCTTTGGAGCATTGGATCCTATTATAAGAGAAAACCTACAAGATGAAATTAAAAAACTTCAAAAGAATTTAAAAAAGACTATAATTTTTGTCACTCATGATATGGATGAGGCTATAAAAATTGCAGATATTATAGTAATTATTAAGGATGGAGAAATAGTTCAATCTGCATCACCGGATGAACTGTTATCTAATCCTAGAAATAAATTTGTTGAACAATTTATAGGAAAGCATCGAATATATGAAAGTCAAATAGACAAAGTAAAAGACATTATGCGTAAAAATGTTTTTAAAGTATCGGTAAATATGGGATTGGAACGTAGTATTTCCCTTATGGAAAAAAGAGGAGTATCTACATTAATAGTCGTAGATGATAAAAATAGACTGCTAGGTTTTTTAGGAATTGAAGATATTATGAAACAAGTTCAACCAGGGTTAAAAGTTAGTGATTTGAAACTCGATAAAATGCCGACTATTGGTCCGGAAGAACCGGCTAAAAAAGCTTTTGATTTATTTGATGAACAAAACCTTGATATATTAACAGTTGTTGACGAAGGAAGTCATATTTTAGGAATAGTAACAAAAACCAGTATGGTTAAGTCATTAGCCCATGTGGTTTGGAAGGAGGATAGTAATGAGTAG